From the Patagioenas fasciata isolate bPatFas1 chromosome Z, bPatFas1.hap1, whole genome shotgun sequence genome, one window contains:
- the LOC136115222 gene encoding interferon-like: MAAPHTPRPRLPHGAPALLLLLTALATATACHHLRSRHATFPWDSLQLLRAMAPSPTQPCHQQHAPSFPDTLLNTPRSQQPAAALTILQHLLQILSSNSIPQHWHNQAREHLLNSLHHHRQQLQHCLTHNRMLSRTQGPRNLLLTIDKYFGDIQDFLRTHNHSACAWDHVRLQAHICFQHLHNLTSTTPN; the protein is encoded by the coding sequence atGGCTGCGCCCCACACCCCACGGCCCCGCCTGCCGCACGGCGCCCCGgcgctcctgctcctcctcacgGCTCTCGCCACCGCCACCGCCTGCCACCACCTGCGGTCCCGCCACGCCACCTTCCCCTGGGACAGCCTCCAGCTCCTCCGGGCcatggctcccagccccacacagccctgccaccaaCAGCACGCGCCCTCCTTCCCCGACACCCTCCTCAACACCCCCCGCTCCCAACAACCCGCCGCCGCCCTCACCATCCTCCAGCACCTCTTGCAAATCCTCAGCAGCAACAGCATCCCCCAACACTGGCACAACCAGGCACGGGAACACCTCCTCAACAGCCTCCACCACCACAgacagcagctccagcactgcctgacaCACAACAGGATGCTCTCCCGAACACAAGGGCCCCGCAACCTGCTGCTCACCATCGACAAGTACTTCGGGGACATCCAGGACTTCCTCCGCACCCACAACCACAGCGCCTGCGCCTGGGACCACGTCCGCCTCCAAGCTCACATCTGCTTCCAGCACCTCCACAACCTCACCAGCACCACCCCCAATTAG
- the LOC136114801 gene encoding interferon-like encodes MAAPHTPRPRLPHGAPALLLLLTALATATACHHLRPRHATFPWDSLQLLRAMAPSPTQPCHQQHAPSFPDTLLNTPRSQQPAATLTILQHLLQILSSNSIPQHWHNQAREHLLNSLHHHRQQLQQCLTHNRMLFKRKGPRNLLLTIHKYFGDIQDFLRTHNHSACAWDHVRLQAHICFQYMDQLLGQVRSQTAPALHQTRLLPTPIPSQHQRLQPEQRTQQPGLGSLSTAPSASGQEPTATRA; translated from the coding sequence atGGCTGCGCCCCACACCCCACGGCCCCGCCTGCCGCACGGCGCCCCGgcgctcctgctcctcctcacgGCTCTCGCCACCGCCACCGCCTGCCACCACCTGCGGCCCCGCCACGCCACCTTCCCCTGGGACAGCCTCCAGCTCCTCCGGGCcatggctcccagccccacacagccctgccaccaaCAGCACGCGCCCTCCTTCCCCGACACCCTCCTCAACACCCCCCGCTCCCAACAACCCGCCGCCACCCTCACCATCCTCCAGCACCTCTTGCAAATCCTCAGCAGCAACAGCATCCCCCAACACTGGCACAACCAGGCACGGGAACACCTCCTCAACAGCCTCCACCACCAcagacagcagctccagcagtgcctgacacacAACAGGATGCTCTTCAAAAGGAAAGGACCCCGCAACCTGCTGCTCACCATCCACAAATACTTTGGGGACATTCAGGACTTCCTCCGCACCCACAACCACAGCGCCTGCGCCTGGGACCACGTCCGCCTCCAAGCTCACATCTGCTTCCAATACATGGACCAACTCCTAGGGCAGGTGAGGAGCCAAACCGCTCCTGCCCTCCACCAAACGCGCCTGCTCCCAACGCCCATTCCCAGCCAACACCAGCGGCTGCAGCCGGAGCAGAGGACGCAGCAGCCCGGTCTGGGATCGCTCAGCACCGCTCCCAGTGCTTCGGGACAGGAGCCGACAGCCACACGGGCGTGA
- the LOC136115213 gene encoding interferon-like, producing MAAPHTPRPRLPHGAPALLLLLTALATATACHHLRSRHATFPWDSLQLLRAMAPSPTQPCHQQHAPSFPDTLLNTPRSQQPAAALTILQHLLQILSSNSIPQHWHNQAREHLLNSLHHHRQQLQQCLTHNRMFFKRKGPRNLLLTIDKYFGDIQDFLRTHNHSACAWDHVRLQAHICFQHLHNLTSTTPN from the coding sequence atGGCTGCGCCCCACACCCCACGGCCCCGCCTGCCGCACGGCGCCCCGgcgctcctgctcctcctcacgGCTCTCGCCACCGCCACCGCCTGCCACCACCTGCGGTCCCGCCACGCCACCTTCCCCTGGGACAGCCTCCAGCTCCTCCGGGCcatggctcccagccccacacagccctgccaccaaCAGCACGCGCCCTCCTTCCCCGACACCCTCCTCAACACCCCCCGATCCCAACAACCCGCCGCCGCCCTCACCATCCTCCAGCACCTCTTGCAAATCCTCAGCAGCAACAGCATCCCCCAACACTGGCACAACCAGGCACGGGAACACCTCCTCAACAGCCTCCACCACCAcagacagcagctccagcagtgcctgacacacAACAGGATGTTCTTCAAAAGGAAAGGACCCCGCAACCTGCTGCTCACCATCGACAAATACTTCGGGGACATCCAGGACTTCCTCCGCACCCACAACCACAGCGCCTGCGCCTGGGACCACGTCCGCCTCCAAGCTCACATCTGCTTCCAGCACCTCCACAACCTCACCAGCACCACCCCCAATTAG